A window of Castanea sativa cultivar Marrone di Chiusa Pesio chromosome 1, ASM4071231v1 contains these coding sequences:
- the LOC142639040 gene encoding uncharacterized protein LOC142639040 has product MDKEENIEMGSGEQNPRWSVFYGVKVIPATPKALMAEIDTAISKLEYAPATARLESPSSSSVLKNESSDSSPRPQFGAQLAGEAYRAGRAALAAAKLDEALYSLNISLSKCPPGKTNAVAKLQSLIALTSQQLHKSLI; this is encoded by the coding sequence ATGgataaagaagaaaacattGAGATGGGTTCTGGAGAACAAAATCCCAGGTGGAGTGTTTTTTATGGGGTTAAGGTTATTCCAGCAACGCCTAAAGCTCTTATGGCAGAGATTGATACGGCTATTTCTAAGCTTGAGTATGCTCCTGCTACTGCTAGGCTTGAatccccttcttcttcttctgtatTAAAGAATGAGAGCTCAGATTCGAGTCCAAGGCCTCAATTTGGTGCCCAACTGGCGGGTGAAGCTTACAGAGCAGGACGTGCAGCCTTGGCTGCAGCCAAGCTTGATGAGGCTCTTTACTCTTTGaacatttctctctctaaatgCCCACCTGGCAAGACTAATGCTGTTGCTAAGCTTCAGTCTCTCATTGCTCTTACGTCTCAGCAACTCCACAAGTCTCTCATTTGA
- the LOC142636955 gene encoding putative carboxylesterase 2, whose protein sequence is VESHCNNGGPEAWLNEHVDFERVCLAGEISGANVAYKLAMKVGETQAQAQFGLKMGLLGVALVHPFFWGSNPIGSEAQNPSRKALVDRLWPFVCPAQPDNDDPWANPVAEGAPSLAQLGCRRVLVCVAEKDILRDRGWLFSEALSRSGWMGVVEIEETEGEDHGFHLYDLKCEKAKDLIKHLADFFNRDMPTLI, encoded by the coding sequence GTTGAGTCCCATTGTAACAATGGCGGGCCTGAGGCTTGGTTGAATGAGCATGTGGATTTTGAGAGAGTGTGCTTAGCTGGAGAAATTAGTGGTGCTAATGTTGCTTATAAGTTGGCTATGAAGGTTGGAGAGACCCAGGCCCAGGCTCAATTTGGGCTTAAGATGGGCCTTCTTGGGGTTGCTTTAGTCCACCCATTTTTTTGGGGTTCGAACCCTATTGGGTCAGAGGCCCAAAACCCAAGTAGGAAGGCCTTGGTGGATCGGTTGTGGCCATTTGTGTGCCCAGCCCAACCAGATAATGATGACCCATGGGCTAACCCGGTGGCAGAGGGTGCACCTAGCTTGGCCCAATTGGGGTGCAGGAGGGTTTTGGTGTGTGTGGCTGAGAAGGATATATTGAGGGATAGAGGGTGGCTTTTTTCTGAGGCATTGAGTAGGAGTGGATGGATGGGTGTGGTCGAAATTGAAGAAACAGAAGGGGAGGATCATGGGTTTCATTTGTATGATTTGAAATGTGAGAAAGCTAAGGATTTGATCAAACACTTGGCTGATTTCTTCAATAGGGACATGCCTACactgatttga